One Rudaeicoccus suwonensis genomic window carries:
- a CDS encoding FAD-dependent oxidoreductase, with amino-acid sequence MKPRTPAILLIGETCRETLEHEFGRYAADYQVVCVSGLGAAMAQTQSLIAQHIPIALVCAEFYLPDASGLVALDCVHAVSPTSKRCVMIAWGEFRATVEQVHDAQAAGRIDAPLGVPRGARDEEFHTAVTELLSDWGWTAGGPVVESIRIVAPVINAQAAQLRDFLERHGMPSKIIAPDTPIGRSVLERIDADPDTWTDYPLLTSPVTPDVLVQPTIGDLGRMIWAREPVEDGRIYDLAIVGAGPAGLAAAVYGASEGLSTIVLDAEAIGGQAGTSSMIRNYLGFPRGISGMRLAQRARGQANRFGAKLYPARPVLGVDLAEDEGQTHRLDVGDGEVRATSLLIATGVAYRRLGVEVLESFVGLGVNYGAATSASRDCVGKDVHVVGGGNSAGQAAVHLARFARSVTIVIRRPNLTETMSDYLIKEIDANPRIAVQACAEVVDGGGGGRLEWITVLDKNTGARTNVGCGGLFLLLGAKPCCDWLPQDVARDSAGFVFTGRDVPTEAWVDGAPPAAFETTVPGVFAAGDIRAGSMKRVASASGEGAAVIPLVHAHLESSSRSAQP; translated from the coding sequence ATGAAGCCACGTACGCCGGCGATCCTGCTCATCGGCGAGACCTGTCGCGAGACACTCGAGCACGAGTTCGGTCGGTATGCCGCGGACTACCAGGTGGTCTGTGTCTCCGGCCTCGGTGCGGCCATGGCGCAGACCCAGTCGCTGATCGCCCAGCACATCCCGATCGCGCTGGTCTGCGCCGAGTTCTACCTGCCGGATGCGTCCGGCCTGGTCGCGCTGGACTGCGTGCACGCGGTGAGCCCGACCAGCAAGCGGTGCGTGATGATCGCGTGGGGCGAGTTCCGTGCGACTGTCGAGCAGGTGCACGATGCGCAGGCGGCCGGACGCATCGACGCTCCGCTGGGCGTGCCGCGAGGCGCTCGCGACGAGGAGTTCCACACCGCGGTCACCGAGTTGCTCTCGGACTGGGGTTGGACCGCCGGTGGCCCGGTCGTGGAGTCGATCCGGATCGTCGCGCCGGTGATCAATGCGCAGGCAGCGCAACTGCGTGACTTCCTGGAACGCCACGGGATGCCCAGCAAGATCATTGCTCCGGACACACCCATCGGACGATCGGTGCTCGAGCGCATCGACGCCGACCCGGACACGTGGACCGACTACCCGTTGCTGACCTCGCCGGTCACGCCCGACGTGCTGGTGCAGCCCACGATCGGTGATCTCGGCCGGATGATCTGGGCACGCGAACCCGTCGAGGACGGCCGGATCTACGACCTGGCGATCGTCGGCGCCGGGCCCGCCGGTCTGGCAGCCGCCGTGTATGGCGCGTCCGAAGGGCTGTCGACGATCGTGCTCGACGCCGAAGCCATCGGCGGTCAGGCGGGCACGAGTTCGATGATCCGCAACTATCTGGGTTTCCCGAGGGGCATCTCCGGGATGCGGTTGGCGCAGCGCGCCCGGGGACAGGCCAACCGGTTCGGCGCGAAGCTGTATCCGGCGCGCCCGGTGCTGGGCGTCGACCTGGCCGAGGACGAGGGGCAGACCCACCGGTTGGATGTCGGCGACGGCGAGGTGCGTGCGACCTCGCTGCTCATCGCAACCGGTGTCGCCTACCGGCGCCTGGGGGTGGAGGTGCTGGAAAGCTTCGTCGGGCTGGGCGTCAACTACGGCGCGGCGACGAGCGCCTCGCGCGACTGCGTCGGTAAGGACGTGCATGTCGTGGGTGGCGGCAACTCCGCCGGTCAGGCGGCCGTGCACCTGGCGCGCTTCGCGCGGTCGGTCACCATCGTGATCCGCCGGCCGAATCTCACCGAGACGATGTCGGATTATCTGATCAAGGAGATCGACGCCAATCCGCGAATAGCGGTCCAGGCGTGCGCCGAAGTCGTCGACGGTGGCGGCGGTGGTCGTCTCGAGTGGATCACCGTGCTCGACAAGAACACCGGTGCGCGCACCAATGTCGGCTGCGGCGGTCTGTTCCTGCTGCTGGGTGCGAAGCCGTGTTGCGACTGGCTGCCGCAGGACGTGGCCCGGGACAGCGCTGGTTTCGTGTTCACCGGGCGGGACGTGCCGACGGAAGCCTGGGTCGACGGCGCGCCACCTGCTGCCTTCGAGACCACTGTGCCGGGCGTCTTCGCGGCGGGCGACATCCGGGCCGGGTCGATGAAGCGGGTGGCCTCGGCCAGCGGTGAAGGCGCCGCCGTCATACCTCTCGTGCACGCCCACCTGGAGAGTAGTTCGAGGAGCGCGCAACCATGA